A window from Apteryx mantelli isolate bAptMan1 chromosome 15, bAptMan1.hap1, whole genome shotgun sequence encodes these proteins:
- the MAPK6 gene encoding mitogen-activated protein kinase 6, translating into MAEKFESLMNIHGFDLGSRYMDLKPLGCGGNGLVFSAVDNDCDKRVAVKKIVLTDPQSVKHALREIKIIRRLDHDNIVKLFEILGPSGSQLTDDVGSLTELNCVYIVQEYMETDLANLLEQGPLLEDHARLFMYQLLRGLKYIHSANVLHRDLKPANLFINTEDLVLKIGDFGLARIMDPHYSHKGHLSEGLVTKWYRSPRLLLSPNNYTKAIDMWAAGCIFAEMLTGKTLFAGAHELEQMQLILESIPVVHEEDRQELLNVIPVYIRNDMTEPHKPLTQLLPGISPEALDFLEQILTFSPMDRLTAEEALSHPYMSIYSFPTDEPISSHPFHIEDEVDDILLMDESHSHIYNWERYHESQFSDHDWPIHNNYEADEVQRDPRALSDVTDEEEVQVDPRKYLDGDREKYLEDPAFDTHFSTEPCWQYSDHHENKYCDLECSHTCNYKMRSSSYLDNLVWRDSEVNHYYEPKLIIDLSNWKEQSKEKSDKKGKSKCEKNGLVKAQIALEEASQQLVEKEREKNQGFDFDSFIAETIQLSLQHESTDIDKLNDLNSSVSQLELKGLISKSVSREKQEKGMANLAQLEALYQTSWDSQFVSSGEECFLIDQFCCEVRKDEQVEKENTYTSYLDKFFSKKEDAEMLEPEPVEEGKPGEKEREESFLSNSGELLFNKQLEAIGIPQFHSPVGSPLKSIQATLTPSAMKSSPQIPHKTYSSILKHLN; encoded by the exons atggcagaaaaattTGAAAGTCTCATGAACATTCACGGTTTTGATCTGGGCTCTCGGTATATGGACTTAAAACCACTGGGCTGTGGAGGAAATGGCTTAGTTTTTTCTGCTGTTGATAATGACTGTGACAAAAGAGTGGCTGTCAAGAAAATTGTCCTTACAGATCCTCAGAGTGTTAAACATGCTCTACGTGAGATCAAAATTATTAGAAGACTTGACCACGATAACATTGTCAAACTATTTGAAATTCTTGGTCCTAGTGGAAGCCAGTTAACAGATGACGTGGGCTCCCTTACAGAATTGAACTGTGTTTACATTGTCCAGGAGTACATGGAAACAGATCTGGCTAATCTGCTAGAGCAAGGCCCTTTACTGGAAGATCATGCCAGACTTTTCATGTACCAGCTGCTACGTGGGCTCAAGTATATTCACTCTGCAAATGTTCTGCATAGAGATCTCAAACCAGCTAATCTTTTCATAAATACTGAAGACTTGGTGCTGAAGATTGGTGATTTTGGTCTTGCACGAATCATGGATCCTCATTATTCCCACAAG gGCCATCTTTCTGAAGGATTGGTTACTAAATGGTACAGATCACCCCGTCTCTTGCTTTCTCCTAACAACTACACTAAAGCCATTGACATGTGGGCTGCAGGTTGCATCTTTGCTGAAATGCTGACTGGGAAAACCCTCTTTGCAG GTGCACATGAACTTGAACAGATGCAGTTGATTCTAGAATCAATTCCTGTTGTACATGAGGAGGACCGTCAGGAGCTTCTCAATGTAATTCCAGTTTACATTAGAAATGATATGACTGAGCCACACAAACCTTTAACTCAGTTGCTTCCAGGCATCAGTCCTGAAG CACTGGACTTTTTGGAGCAAATTTTGACATTTAGTCCCATGGATCGATTGACAGCAGAAGAAGCTTTGTCCCATCCTTACATGAGCATTTATTCCTTTCCAACGGATGAGCCTATTTCAAGTCATCCTTTTCACATTGAAGATGAGGTTGATGATATTCTGCTGATGGACGAAAGTCACAGCCATATTTATAATTGGGAAAG ATACCATGAGAGTCAGTTTTCAGACCATGACTGGCCTATTCATAATAACTATGAAGCTGATGAAGTGCAGCGTGATCCAAGGGCTCTTTCTGATGTTACTGATGAGGAAGAAGTGCAAGTAGATCCTCGCAAATATTTGGATGGAGATCGTGAAAAGTATCTGGAGGATCCTGCTTTTGATACCCACTTCTCTACTGAGCCTTGCTGGCAGTATTCAGATCACCATGAAAACAAGTATTGCGATCTGGAATGTAGTCACACTTGTAATTACAAAATGAGGTCATCTTCATACCTAGATAATTTAGTTTGGCGAGACAGTGAAGTTAACCATTACTATGAGCCCAAGCTTATTATAGATCTTTCAAACTGGAAGGAACAGAGCAAAGAAAAGTCTGATAAGAAAGGCAAGTCTAAATGTGAAAAGAATGGATTGGTGAAAGCTCAGATAGCACTTGAGGAAGCATCACAGCAGCTTGttgaaaaagaaagggagaagaatCAAGGATTTGACTTTGATTCGTTTATAGCAGAAACCATTCAGCTTAGTTTACAACATGAGTCTACTGATATTGATAAATTAAATGACTTGAATAGCTCAGTGTCTCAACTAGAGTTGAAAGGATTAATATCAAAGTCAGTGAGCAGAGAGAAGCAGGAGAAAGGAATGGCTAATTTGGCACAGTTAGAAGCTCTGTACCAAACTTCTTGGGATAGTCAGTTTGTAAGTAGTGGGGAAGAGTGCTTCCTCATAGACCAGTTTTGTTGTGAAGTAAGGAAAGATGAACaagttgaaaaagaaaatacttacaCCAGTTATTTGGACAAATTTTTTAGTAAGAAAGAAGATGCCGAAATGCTAGAACCTGAGCCAGTAGAGGAGGGGAAGcctggggagaaggagagagaagagagcttTCTCAGTAACAGTGGAGAACTCCTCTTCAACAAGCAGCTTGAGGCTATAGGTATTCCTCAGTTTCACAGCCCTGTCGGTTCTCCCCTGAAATCAATACAGGCCACGTTAACGCCTTCTGCTATGAAATCATCTCCCCAAATTCCCCACAAAACATACAGCAGCATTCTGAAACATCTAAATTAA